Proteins encoded together in one Chitinophaga sp. LS1 window:
- a CDS encoding glycoside hydrolase family 38 C-terminal domain-containing protein: MKSTLFLLLAWVICGSASAQKAWYIDGYHGGVWGHYPDWNTRFMADQLAAHPDWNINIEIEPETWPRAIQVDSPAFNDFRKFFDAGRIEYVNPTYAQGYLYNVSGESIIRQFQYGIQTLKRYFPNAEFTTYSSEEPCFTSALPQILTSFGFKYASLKNPNTCFGGYTRAHGGEKVYWTGPDGSTILTSPRYAIEALSNQSTWQTIAWNNGPGYLHSAYNDGILHPIGMTLQDAGWKGGPFIGNNANYTTWRNYFEHVVNKDSATKWKVSQEDILVNLVWGSQVTQRIAQQVRAAENKILQTEKLLAVAVWEGKMQWPQAAFDTAWRTLLLAEHHDCWIVPYNGQPGDTWADKVRNWTTQTHHICDSLVDVAFARQDYAHITLIKNGYQLENDMYRINIDTVHGGVITELLAKKINKSFAVNGFNELRGNFYEKGGRHSSMESPVRVTQLPDGLQMKGLIAGTPFTQTITLTSGDPKIDFVLNMDWKENTGIGQPVKGEYKWEMREKPFYNDSNKLLVVFPSTLKNVHVAKDAPYDVTESQLENTFFNSWDSIKNNIILNWVDITDGKYGMALFTDHTTSYTHGRNFPLGLDIQYSGMGLWGRNYTIDGPTTVHYAIVPHKGNWEQGNIPAENMQWNEPMINQNSIFTLEGSPVQVTSMTWKDGRLIVRLYNPSTKASQARLSFSREIGGATLLELNGEKRKIGGATLVKINGKTKANGKTKAIMNNKQVIVDLPRFAIRTLSINPQ, encoded by the coding sequence ATGAAAAGTACCTTATTCCTATTACTAGCATGGGTTATATGTGGATCTGCTTCTGCACAGAAGGCCTGGTATATCGATGGGTACCATGGTGGCGTATGGGGGCATTATCCTGACTGGAATACCCGGTTTATGGCCGATCAGCTGGCCGCCCATCCTGACTGGAATATTAATATTGAAATTGAACCGGAAACGTGGCCACGCGCTATTCAGGTTGATTCTCCGGCATTTAATGACTTCAGAAAGTTCTTCGACGCAGGACGGATTGAATATGTCAATCCAACTTATGCGCAGGGATATTTATACAATGTTTCCGGAGAAAGCATTATCAGGCAGTTTCAGTATGGGATACAAACACTCAAAAGGTATTTCCCAAATGCTGAATTTACTACCTATTCATCCGAAGAACCTTGCTTTACCAGTGCATTACCACAGATCCTCACCTCCTTTGGGTTTAAATATGCTTCTTTAAAGAATCCGAATACCTGTTTCGGCGGCTATACCCGTGCACATGGCGGAGAAAAGGTATACTGGACAGGGCCGGATGGTAGTACGATCCTCACTTCTCCCCGGTATGCAATAGAAGCTCTTTCTAATCAATCTACCTGGCAGACCATTGCCTGGAATAATGGTCCGGGTTATCTGCATAGTGCATATAATGATGGTATACTACATCCTATTGGTATGACCTTGCAGGATGCAGGTTGGAAGGGTGGTCCTTTTATCGGGAATAATGCGAACTATACCACCTGGCGTAATTACTTTGAGCATGTAGTCAATAAAGACAGCGCTACCAAATGGAAAGTATCGCAGGAAGATATCTTAGTCAATCTCGTATGGGGATCACAGGTAACACAAAGGATTGCACAACAGGTGCGTGCAGCTGAAAATAAGATCCTGCAAACAGAAAAACTTTTAGCCGTGGCTGTGTGGGAAGGAAAAATGCAATGGCCACAAGCGGCATTTGATACGGCATGGCGTACCTTATTACTGGCAGAACATCATGACTGCTGGATCGTTCCTTATAATGGACAACCCGGCGATACCTGGGCGGATAAGGTACGTAACTGGACGACACAAACACACCATATATGTGATAGTCTGGTAGACGTGGCCTTTGCCAGACAAGACTATGCACACATCACCCTTATCAAAAACGGTTACCAGCTGGAGAATGACATGTACCGTATCAACATAGATACTGTACATGGTGGAGTGATTACCGAATTGTTAGCTAAAAAAATAAATAAGTCTTTTGCTGTAAATGGCTTCAATGAATTACGTGGCAACTTCTATGAAAAAGGAGGCCGTCATTCTTCCATGGAATCTCCTGTTAGGGTCACCCAATTACCAGACGGTTTGCAAATGAAAGGCCTGATTGCAGGTACCCCTTTTACTCAAACCATCACACTAACATCCGGTGATCCAAAGATTGATTTCGTCTTAAATATGGACTGGAAGGAAAACACCGGAATCGGCCAACCCGTAAAAGGAGAATACAAATGGGAGATGCGGGAAAAGCCTTTCTACAATGACAGCAATAAACTACTGGTCGTTTTCCCATCTACTTTAAAAAACGTGCATGTAGCCAAAGATGCACCATACGATGTAACCGAAAGCCAGCTGGAAAATACCTTCTTCAATAGCTGGGATAGCATTAAAAATAATATCATCCTGAACTGGGTAGACATTACTGATGGTAAATATGGTATGGCATTATTCACAGACCATACTACCAGCTATACGCATGGCCGTAATTTCCCTCTGGGTCTTGATATTCAATATTCAGGTATGGGGTTATGGGGCCGGAACTATACCATAGATGGTCCCACCACCGTGCATTACGCCATAGTACCACACAAAGGTAATTGGGAACAGGGCAATATTCCTGCTGAAAATATGCAATGGAATGAGCCAATGATCAATCAAAACTCAATCTTCACACTGGAAGGCTCCCCTGTACAGGTAACCTCCATGACCTGGAAAGATGGGCGCCTGATCGTAAGGCTATATAATCCATCTACTAAAGCGAGTCAGGCACGGCTGAGTTTCAGTAGGGAAATAGGAGGGGCTACGCTGCTGGAACTAAATGGTGAAAAGAGGAAAATAGGAGGAGCCACATTGGTAAAAATAAATGGGAAAACAAAAGCAAACGGAAAAACGAAAGCAATTATGAACAATAAGCAGGTAATAGTAGATTTACCTCGTTTTGCTATTCGTACACTTTCAATAAATCCACAATGA
- a CDS encoding glycoside hydrolase family 2 protein codes for MKSIALLLLFHVTGTILYGQQLTWKISPQADTKAHAADIATAGFNDNDWVPGIVPGTVFYAYVKAGKESDPDYAENIYKVDKAKYNRPFWYRTEFAAPSLKNNQRLWLKFNGINKYATIYLNGKLLGSLHGHMQRGIYDVTDLLKSKNAIGVLIAPPKWDPDHDHPLANWESPTYICSGSWDWMPAVPGLNSGITDTVALTVSGPVTISDPWVRAVMPDTNSATLHIAAQLTNSSPVAISGKLKAVITPGNITISSTPVTLAPGTHQEISLPQQLLQHPHLWWPNGYGDQFLYSCKLSFETATTVTQNFGVRKVSSDTTALNGPMRLYINNVPILVKGGNWGMSDYMLKVRDKDYEPRIRMHQDMHFNMIRNWTGEVTDNAFYEYCDKYGIMVWDDFWLNNIGGIDSLQMFSDNVVEKLKKLRNHPSIVIWCGANEGTPGSNAHGDISNAITTAIKQYDADDKLYLPRSNASVDNPNFSIHGSSKVLSGSGIWANVAPKVYFTDPHNGYLFSNNSWGMRSELGTATFVNVESFKKFMPKEFWVAPTPEAVNSKDNMWARHFFCTDFGLGGGADPVKYINDINQQYGPSQSLEDFCKKAQLLNLETMKAMFEGWNDHMWKDASGMLIWMSQSAYPTMIWQTYDYYYDLTGAYFGAKSACEPIHVQWNPASKIVKVINNKNYPLQEVTVEASIYNTDGKQIATKKATVKVAPTNISDVFTTMEDTTGLSFLRLKLYDHGKLLSANEYMVGDYTLLNKLPSSSVIITKKGNHTYTIKNNSTHTPAVGIRLQLKDSKGNQILPAIISDSYFSLMQGEEKEIKTDVDGQLVATAYN; via the coding sequence ATGAAATCAATTGCATTGTTGCTATTATTCCATGTTACTGGTACAATACTCTATGGTCAGCAACTTACCTGGAAAATTAGTCCGCAAGCCGACACAAAGGCGCATGCAGCGGACATTGCCACAGCAGGATTCAACGACAACGACTGGGTGCCCGGCATCGTTCCCGGCACCGTATTCTATGCCTATGTGAAAGCCGGAAAAGAGTCGGATCCCGATTATGCAGAAAACATTTACAAGGTGGACAAGGCAAAATATAACCGTCCTTTCTGGTACAGGACTGAGTTTGCCGCGCCCAGCCTGAAAAACAATCAGCGCTTATGGCTGAAATTCAATGGTATTAATAAGTACGCGACCATTTACCTGAATGGTAAATTGCTTGGCTCTTTACATGGCCACATGCAAAGGGGTATTTATGATGTCACAGATCTATTAAAAAGCAAAAATGCCATCGGGGTATTGATCGCGCCTCCCAAATGGGATCCTGATCACGATCATCCTTTGGCCAACTGGGAAAGCCCTACCTATATTTGTAGTGGCAGCTGGGACTGGATGCCGGCGGTGCCAGGGCTGAACAGCGGTATTACTGATACGGTGGCACTCACCGTCAGCGGACCAGTTACTATCTCTGATCCCTGGGTACGCGCGGTAATGCCGGATACCAATTCGGCTACCCTGCACATTGCCGCTCAGCTGACAAACTCCTCCCCTGTTGCAATCAGCGGTAAACTGAAGGCTGTGATCACACCAGGCAATATCACCATCAGTTCTACGCCTGTTACTTTAGCACCCGGCACCCATCAGGAAATTTCGTTGCCACAACAGCTGCTACAACATCCTCATCTCTGGTGGCCCAATGGTTATGGTGATCAGTTTCTCTATTCCTGCAAACTCTCTTTTGAAACAGCTACCACGGTTACACAAAACTTTGGTGTGCGGAAAGTGAGCAGCGATACTACGGCTTTGAATGGCCCCATGCGTCTATACATCAATAATGTACCTATTCTTGTAAAAGGTGGCAACTGGGGGATGTCTGACTATATGCTGAAGGTAAGAGACAAGGACTACGAACCACGCATCCGTATGCACCAGGACATGCACTTCAACATGATCCGTAACTGGACAGGCGAAGTTACCGACAATGCCTTCTATGAATACTGCGACAAATACGGTATTATGGTATGGGATGACTTCTGGCTGAATAATATCGGGGGGATTGATAGTCTGCAGATGTTTTCAGACAACGTAGTTGAAAAACTCAAAAAACTCCGGAACCATCCTTCCATCGTCATCTGGTGTGGTGCAAACGAAGGTACACCCGGTAGCAATGCGCATGGTGATATCAGCAATGCCATCACCACTGCCATCAAACAATATGATGCAGATGATAAACTCTACCTGCCCCGTTCTAATGCAAGTGTAGACAATCCAAACTTCTCCATTCATGGTAGCAGCAAAGTGCTCTCTGGTAGCGGCATCTGGGCGAATGTAGCTCCTAAGGTTTATTTCACTGATCCACACAATGGTTATCTTTTCTCCAACAACAGCTGGGGGATGCGGAGTGAATTAGGTACAGCCACTTTTGTCAACGTGGAGAGCTTTAAAAAGTTTATGCCGAAAGAGTTCTGGGTAGCACCTACACCAGAAGCGGTAAATAGCAAGGATAATATGTGGGCCAGGCATTTCTTCTGCACAGACTTTGGCCTTGGTGGTGGGGCTGATCCGGTAAAATATATCAACGATATCAATCAGCAGTATGGACCTTCTCAATCTTTGGAAGACTTTTGTAAGAAAGCTCAATTGCTGAATCTTGAAACCATGAAGGCGATGTTCGAAGGCTGGAATGACCATATGTGGAAGGATGCATCTGGTATGCTCATCTGGATGAGTCAGTCTGCATATCCAACTATGATATGGCAAACATACGATTATTACTATGATCTGACAGGTGCATACTTTGGTGCTAAGTCTGCTTGTGAGCCAATACATGTACAATGGAACCCGGCAAGTAAAATCGTGAAGGTGATCAATAATAAGAACTATCCTTTGCAGGAGGTAACCGTAGAAGCCAGTATTTATAATACGGATGGCAAACAAATCGCTACTAAAAAAGCGACTGTAAAGGTAGCGCCAACGAATATCAGTGATGTATTCACCACTATGGAAGATACTACCGGCTTATCTTTCCTGCGGCTGAAATTATATGACCATGGAAAGTTATTGTCTGCGAATGAGTATATGGTAGGTGATTATACCTTATTAAATAAACTACCTTCTTCAAGTGTTATAATAACTAAAAAAGGTAATCACACTTATACCATTAAGAATAACTCAACCCATACACCTGCTGTAGGTATCCGTCTCCAGCTAAAAGATAGTAAAGGTAACCAGATACTGCCAGCGATTATCAGTGATTCTTACTTCTCCTTAATGCAGGGTGAAGAAAAAGAGATAAAGACAGATGTAGATGGGCAATTAGTAGCTACGGCTTATAACTAA
- a CDS encoding DUF695 domain-containing protein has translation MGLFDFLKQPSPNAYFWSWFKKHEREFFKVLQEKEDIQGQFINPLANRLAKVRDGYFFLAGMNKGTAELIFTADGKIKNIPFVEDLVASAPAIPGWTFIASKPASLTETQSIGMGGFSFDFNSLFFYANEDPAYPDKISITVVHDQYTPEDREQIFMGIYIFLDNYLGELKSVTVIDSVEVAGKDDTEKELIPIHKLKAYIDWREKEFVEKYDGVIYDKAKDNYTLLSGEDNNGMPMLLVINTGAMQYAHPSSYPWILEFIMKYNGSDGLPDNETLTFMDEIEEEVRALIPDNDFLDIGRETAGNSRSIYFVSREFRAMARAADAISNKYENKMEIEWDVYKDKYWQSLDVFRLENWNLE, from the coding sequence ATGGGACTATTTGATTTTCTAAAGCAACCCAGTCCGAATGCCTATTTCTGGAGTTGGTTCAAAAAGCACGAACGGGAATTTTTTAAGGTACTACAAGAAAAAGAAGATATTCAGGGACAGTTTATTAACCCGCTGGCCAACAGGCTGGCGAAAGTCAGGGACGGTTATTTCTTCCTGGCGGGCATGAATAAAGGGACTGCTGAACTGATTTTTACAGCAGATGGTAAGATTAAAAACATTCCGTTTGTAGAAGACCTGGTAGCATCGGCACCCGCTATCCCGGGGTGGACGTTCATCGCATCCAAACCGGCATCCCTTACTGAAACCCAGTCTATTGGTATGGGCGGTTTCAGCTTTGACTTTAATTCCCTGTTTTTTTATGCCAATGAAGATCCTGCTTATCCTGATAAGATTAGTATAACAGTAGTGCATGATCAGTATACTCCGGAGGATAGAGAGCAGATATTCATGGGCATATACATCTTTTTGGACAATTATCTGGGAGAGCTGAAGTCCGTCACAGTCATTGACTCGGTGGAAGTAGCCGGAAAAGATGACACGGAGAAGGAACTCATCCCCATTCATAAATTGAAAGCATATATCGACTGGCGGGAAAAGGAGTTTGTAGAAAAATACGATGGGGTCATTTATGATAAAGCCAAAGACAATTATACCCTGTTATCAGGAGAGGATAATAACGGTATGCCCATGTTGCTGGTGATCAATACAGGTGCCATGCAATACGCCCATCCTTCCTCTTATCCGTGGATACTGGAATTTATTATGAAATATAATGGGAGTGATGGGCTGCCAGACAATGAGACCCTGACTTTCATGGATGAAATAGAAGAGGAAGTGAGAGCCCTGATACCTGACAATGATTTCCTGGATATTGGTCGCGAAACGGCAGGTAACAGCCGGAGTATTTACTTTGTTAGCCGTGAATTCCGTGCAATGGCAAGGGCTGCCGATGCCATCAGCAATAAATATGAGAATAAAATGGAAATAGAATGGGACGTTTATAAGGATAAATATTGGCAATCCCTGGATGTCTTCAGATTGGAAAACTGGAATTTAGAATAA
- a CDS encoding GH92 family glycosyl hydrolase: MMQLRHVLIFSLIAGRTMAQTPADYVNPFIGASTSVGAAGIYHGLGKTFPGATTPYGMVQVSPNTITGGDNGSGYSYEHTSIEGFAFTQMSGIGWNGDLGNFLVMPTLGPLKTSKDGYRNDYIKSTENAAAGFYSVKLNNQIQAEMTAAPHSGMLRFTFPAGNQSRIQIDLARRVGGTATKQYIKVVNDSTITGWMQCTPEGGGWGDGEGHADYTVYFYAVFSKPLRNYGVWSADIPDSWTRKLEDVTSDRYLQQVAKSQVFPKIKEKEGKHLGFYTEFDTKAGEQVLMKAGISFVSMAGAENNLRHEITNWNFDGVKNRAHASWDKALSKIKVSGGTTEEKKVFYTSLYHTMIDPRIVEDVDGKYTGGDGKVHTGNTFHKRSVFSGWDVFRSQMPLQTIINPSLINDLINSLVTLAKEKNKDYLERWELLNAYSGCMLGNPAISVITDAYAKGIRNYNVKDAYQLSVNSQQRFGNSQLGYTPGDLSISYTLEYAYTDWCVGQLANWLGEKYSADGGAYKNIFDKEKGWFRPKDKEGNWLPWPEEGRLKQWYGAIEANPYQQGWFVPQDVDGMVALMGGRVKVVKDLESFFEKTPENMMWNDYYNHANEPVHHVPFLFNRLNKPWLTQKWTRAICRRAYHDGVEGLVGNEDVGQMSAWYVLAAIGIHPVCPGDTRQEITSPVFDKAVIGNFTIKATHNSPENIYIQSARLNGKPFNQCHIDYKDIVKGGVLELVMGPSPNEQWGITK; the protein is encoded by the coding sequence ATGATGCAACTCAGGCACGTACTTATATTTTCTTTAATCGCCGGCAGGACCATGGCTCAAACGCCTGCTGACTATGTCAATCCATTTATCGGGGCCAGTACCAGCGTGGGTGCGGCAGGTATTTATCATGGCCTGGGAAAGACCTTCCCCGGCGCTACCACTCCTTATGGCATGGTACAGGTTAGCCCCAATACCATAACAGGTGGAGATAACGGTTCCGGTTATAGTTATGAGCATACCAGCATCGAAGGGTTTGCTTTTACCCAGATGAGTGGGATCGGTTGGAACGGAGACCTCGGTAATTTCCTCGTAATGCCCACTCTGGGACCTTTAAAGACCAGCAAAGACGGTTACCGTAATGATTATATCAAATCAACTGAAAATGCTGCTGCGGGGTTTTATTCAGTAAAACTCAACAACCAGATCCAGGCAGAGATGACCGCAGCCCCACATAGTGGTATGCTCCGCTTTACTTTCCCCGCCGGTAACCAATCCCGTATTCAGATCGATCTGGCCCGTAGGGTAGGAGGTACGGCTACCAAACAATATATTAAAGTTGTAAACGACAGCACAATCACCGGCTGGATGCAATGCACTCCTGAAGGTGGTGGCTGGGGCGATGGCGAAGGCCATGCTGATTATACTGTGTATTTCTACGCTGTCTTCAGCAAGCCACTCCGCAATTATGGTGTTTGGAGCGCCGATATCCCCGATAGCTGGACCCGGAAACTGGAAGATGTAACCAGCGATCGTTATCTGCAACAGGTAGCCAAATCCCAGGTCTTTCCAAAAATAAAAGAAAAAGAAGGTAAACACCTCGGCTTCTATACCGAATTCGATACCAAAGCAGGGGAACAGGTCCTCATGAAAGCAGGTATCTCTTTTGTAAGTATGGCAGGCGCTGAAAATAACCTCCGTCATGAAATCACCAACTGGAATTTTGATGGCGTAAAAAATCGTGCACATGCCAGTTGGGACAAAGCCCTTTCTAAAATTAAAGTATCCGGTGGTACTACCGAAGAAAAGAAAGTATTCTACACCTCCCTCTATCATACCATGATCGATCCCCGTATTGTAGAAGATGTAGATGGTAAATATACAGGCGGTGATGGCAAGGTGCACACTGGCAACACCTTTCACAAACGCTCTGTTTTCAGCGGATGGGATGTATTCCGAAGTCAGATGCCTTTGCAGACGATCATCAATCCATCTCTCATCAATGACCTGATCAATTCTCTCGTTACCCTGGCAAAAGAGAAAAACAAAGACTATCTCGAACGCTGGGAACTACTGAATGCTTACTCCGGTTGTATGCTGGGTAATCCTGCCATATCTGTCATCACTGATGCCTATGCAAAAGGTATTCGCAATTACAATGTCAAAGATGCTTACCAGTTATCTGTAAACTCTCAGCAACGTTTTGGTAATAGTCAACTGGGTTATACCCCCGGTGATCTCAGCATTTCCTATACATTGGAATATGCCTATACTGATTGGTGTGTAGGCCAGCTGGCGAATTGGTTAGGTGAAAAATATTCAGCCGATGGTGGTGCTTACAAAAACATCTTTGACAAAGAAAAAGGATGGTTCAGACCCAAAGATAAGGAGGGTAACTGGTTACCCTGGCCTGAAGAAGGCAGATTAAAACAATGGTATGGTGCCATCGAAGCCAACCCTTATCAACAGGGATGGTTTGTACCACAGGATGTAGATGGCATGGTCGCACTCATGGGGGGCAGAGTCAAAGTCGTAAAAGACCTCGAATCATTCTTTGAGAAAACACCTGAGAATATGATGTGGAATGACTATTACAACCACGCCAACGAACCTGTGCATCATGTACCTTTCCTCTTCAACAGATTGAATAAACCATGGCTCACCCAGAAATGGACCCGCGCTATCTGCCGCCGTGCTTACCACGATGGGGTAGAAGGGCTGGTAGGTAATGAAGATGTAGGACAGATGTCCGCCTGGTATGTACTGGCCGCTATCGGTATTCACCCTGTATGCCCCGGCGATACCCGTCAGGAGATCACCAGTCCTGTATTTGACAAAGCTGTCATCGGCAACTTCACCATCAAAGCCACTCACAATTCACCAGAGAATATTTATATACAGAGCGCCCGTCTGAATGGTAAGCCTTTCAATCAATGTCACATCGACTACAAGGATATTGTAAAAGGGGGCGTACTGGAACTTGTAATGGGCCCATCTCCCAATGAGCAATGGGGTATCACTAAATAA